In Podospora pseudopauciseta strain CBS 411.78 chromosome 2 map unlocalized CBS411.78m_2, whole genome shotgun sequence, the genomic stretch TACGGAATGCGTCGAGGAGTGCATTCAGCTTGGTACCTACTGGGAGTACTCCATCATCCAGGCAACCAAGAATGGTGAAGACTGTAACGGCAACTCTCACCACAGTTCGTACTAACCTGCTGGACCCAACGATACTGGGCGCTCTTTCTGACGATCACTTGCCAATGGACCAGTTGCATCGAAACTCGACAACATTCTTGATATTTGTTCCTTTTCGGCCTCCACAGCATCAATTATTGCCCCTGGAATTACGGGACAGAGCGACCGGTCTCCTTGTGCATCGAAACGGCTTTGCCATCGAGTTATTGCAACAACAGTTGGCTTTTTGACCGATCAAGGGCTCCCTCCATTCAGGCATgaatttttctttctctggtACCGCGCCTGTTCTGACTTTGGACAAGTTGTGCAACATTCTCATGAACGGGGCCAACAATAATCTCAAAAACCGGAAGCTGGGCAAACGAAATGGGGGGCTAGCCTTTTTATTCAGCCTGTATATTTGTCATAGAGATTTCCAAATCGGGCTTTTCTTTCACCGGGTAAGAGGGGAAGTTTCTCTTCAAGTCAGGGGTAAGGTTGGAAACCAGGCTGGTTTGGTCAGTGGCgtgtgtttttcttttctgtcccCCCCTCACAAAGCTCGAGGATCTTACTTAGCTTTGGGGgtcttttttcttcatgTATTGTATGTAGCTTCCGACAAGGAAACGAACTTTTGTATGATCTGGGTTTGAGTCTCTTTGGCTGATGTTTTGtcatggggatggggaaggttatctttttgttttgatgTGTTGTATGAATAGTACGTGATTATAGGggagttgggttggggggttcaTGATGGGGTTTGGGACATATGGGGGATGGCGTGAATGCGGTGTGATTGAGGTATGTGTATGAATAGGATGAGAGTGTTGAAAAGCTTTGCATAtgcgggttgggggggaggggacggATGCTCATAGTCTActaaacaaacaaacaatgCTAGTTTTTTCTCTTGTACGTTTGGTGGATTTGGATGGTGAAATTGGTTGTGTCTTGTTATAACTCAGGGTGGTTATTTCCCTAGGTATGATAGCCACACACACGACAGGCAGCATAATTTCGCTCTTTGACGTTCTCTCACGGCGGTTGATAGGTTCActtttcctcatcatcgttCTTCTCCGACTTCAGTTTCAACCTCTGCTGCTCGTAGATTATACTCAAGTGTGGGATTATATTGGATGGACCCTGCTTCTTTCCGAGGGGGCATTATAGACATGTTCAACACCGGGCCCGAAAGAAAGCTGTGATTATCACCACTAAAGGGCATACACATATCTGTCTGTCTGCTTTGTGATATGCTGTCTGCAACTGGCACCTCTCCGGATGCCTAGCTAGGCATGTATGTAGGCGCTGTCCATGTTGCTTGTAGCCAATTCCTCTTCCATTCCCCAAAATCATCCGTGACGGTCCTTTATTATGCAAGGCTGCTCAGGTGGTTTCTGTGCTTAGACACCACCCCTGACCCCCGCGTAAAGTGTCTTTTATCCTGCGAACTTTGCAGAAAGATTGCATGGTTGTCGCTTTGTTGAAAACGAGGTGCAGTAGGCAGTGGTGGTTGACTGAGCGCTATGGAATAAACACTTGAAGTCAAGGGTAGTTAtctagaaaaaaaaaaaaaaaaaaaaaaaagcttggATATCATTGCAATGCGTCCGCGCATACAAACTAATTCGCCATTGAGAGACAAAAGTGACCATCAAGTGATTTGTCCAAGTTCGCCCTAGCAATGATAGGATGAAAAGTTGATAAATACCATCACATCAACGTCACTTACACCACCCCATCACTGAATGCTGGATGCTGGAtgccacccaccacccaccacccaccgtTGCAAAGAAGGATGCCCTCCAAAAGCAAACACTAACGGCTCACCCGGCCGGGTCTCCGGAGCAGGGCCATCAACGGGAGACTTACATACATTGGCGACCGATGGCGATGCGGGGTACAGGCAAAAAGGAGGTCCGAATCCCTCCCGCATTCTTGGGACTGGACCGACGACCAGGTTACAAGAGACACAACTTGGGACGACAACCCCCATTTCAGCCAATTAACCAACCCCTTTCCATGGGCCAGTTTCGACGcccgcccccccctcccctcacctGCAGGCCACAGAACATTCCTTCCCACACATTCTTCtgctgaagaaaaaaggcCTGAGCGCAAACAGAATGCATTCTGCAAAAACAAGAATATTATGATGACCGTTTTACCCATCTGATCGGTGGCGTTTGCCGACGACCGGCGCACGGTTGCCATTCTTTTACCCATAAGCGGAAAAGTCCTCCGGGTGAGGCGTTCAATGGCTTCGGAGAACTGTTGACGCCGTTGAGCGGGTGGCTTGCCAGCTAGAACCAGGCACCTTGCTCTTTTCATTGCTGCACACTGGGTATTCTCCAAAAAATTCCATTTTTGTGTACGAGCCGGCGCGAGGGACTAAGAATGTTAGTTCCTCGTGGTCGAGCATGGTTAAAAAGGAAGCAGGTTCTTGGCCGTGTCTGAGCTTTAGGTCTAGGGGACCTCGCGAGGCGGATTGATTGGGTTGTGATTCTTGGGAGTCCGTGCTTTGATATTGCTTCAACAAAAGTGAGGGGGATATAGGTTGCGCTGAGTTAAGCTCAACGGGAGCGCCAGAATCGCAGTGTTCTTGACACTGATTGCACCACCATCGGTGAAAGGCTGGCGGTGTTCTGTATGAGTGGTGCTGGGTTGCTCAGTACAACTTACAAGCTCGCATAAGGCTGGCCGCCATATGACATGTAGGTTTGGCAACCAGCTCGCAGCTTCCGGAGCTGCCATACCAAGGCTCAGTTAGAAACTGGGTGTCGTATCCCTTCCAACCAGGCCTGCGGGAGAGTTGGTCTCTGCGAGAAGCGGCACGGGTGTCGGTTTCCATGCAGCAATACCTCGCTACCAGGCAGTCAGAAAAGATTGCAACGCCGACATGTCGACAGAAGCCCGCCCGAAAGGAGGGCAGGAGCTCTGGTCTAGAGCTATCCGCCTGGGAAACTatcagcacacacacacacccagACTTTGGAGTGTTTGGAGGTAGGAGGGGGTTGAACTTCCAATCTCTCTGCTGGCCGAGCTTTCCGATAGAATCTCGATGGAATGATGGGTTGCGTGGGCGTTTTTCTATCTCGCCTGTAGACGATATGGTGAAGGGCGTGGTGAAGCACTCATCTCGTGAAGCAAGCGATGCTTGAAGTGTCGACTTGGCATCGGTTTTACCATGTGACGATGTATGTGGACGAGATCTGTAAATCTGTGGTTGAGGGGTGATGACTAGGACCAGGTCTCAAAACTCAAGTTTAGCAGCATCTTGACATGCGTGACAAGCTAAGAACGCCGAAGAGCCAACCCCTGAGCCCTACAAACTCGTGGTCGATGCCCTCGACGCCACCGGACATGCCGTGTGGTTGATGAAACAAATCTTGGCAACCTTGTCGACTGCTTCGTACAAAACATCGATTACCCGTGTCGAGCTGGGCGAGAGGCATGTCGGGTAAAATATGATGAAGCATCTACCGGTGTTACAGACATCCGAAGTCGGATAATTGTAGATACGAATACTACTGCCCGTCTGTCTTCCTCGAGTCAAGAGAGAATTGATGAAAGACTGCGAGACTCCGCACGCTAGCAACGGTTGGAGACAGTAGAACCCAAAAGTGGTTGGTGAAATGGTGATTGTCGTAGAGCCAGTCTGAGCGTGCAGGAGACGAGCCATGGTTGAGGACACAGAAAAACCTGGGTCTTCACTGCAAGAACGGAGAAGCCATCTCAAAGCGGGGAACGCTAACCGGGATTGAAAACGGTCAACAGTCGAAACGGTTTTGGCTCACGTAATGGTTGCCGGGGGGCCTGATTAAGTGTGGAGTCCCCCCACGTGGTTGATGTGTTTCCCCCAGCCTCAATTCGATCCATCTCTGCCATTTTGATGAGGGAGGTAACAATGGAACTGATATCTTGTTTGGCGGGTCGAGTTGAGCACCATCTGAACTGCTAGCTACGAAATACTTGGGTAATACCCTCTTTCTACGAGTCATTGAGACAGCCAGTTTGGACATCAACGCTTCGCTGAGAAACGTCAAAGCAAATGATGACCAGTGTGTCACAGCCCTCTTGCTCCCCTTTCACGACTCAGATCGTAGCAAACGCCTGGGCAAACGATAGCGGCGAGGGCCTTTGGAAAGACACCGTCAAGTCCATTTCTGTCAGGATATCCCAGCATCACAACACAGCCTAGGATTCAGAAGTGTCAATCGAACGCGGATGATGTTTGGCAATGGAAACAGGAAGCCGTCACATCCCACGACATACATACAATCCCGTACAACCGGCGAAGCGTGGTgtttcccttcttctttttccatccGATGGTTGATCATGCTGATGTCGAAGGATACGGATAAGGCAGTGTGAGCCTGAACGGAAAGCGACGTTTTCAACGCCAAGATGACTTGCAGGGTACCCGCAGGGGTATGTCACCATCGGAAGTGGATCTTTCTGGGGGAGCTCTGGGACCCCtgcaaaaaagaaaatgggAACCAAAGAACCACATCTTGGACTGGTAACAACCCCGCTTGCCGCTGTGTGTCGAGGTCTTCAGTCAAGCACCTGATAATTTTTGCAAAAGAAAACTGACCAGAATTGCAGATATCCTCCAGTATATGTAAGGTGTATTATGGGCGTACACGTACTTTCGGGAGCGGACCGAGCATGTCGCAGattgccttttccttctcgTTTATCATCCGTACACAGCGTTGGGCTACCCACCTTATTTGACCTCTCAGCCAATCCTACGCCTTCACATCCGTGTCCATAAGCCATCTCTTCGTTTCTCTACAGGCAAGTATTTGTGCCAGTACCCATGGCCCCCTTTTGCCCAGCTTTTGTCTGCATCATATGCAGATCGAGGGGCAACGATCCGTGGGAGAAGACACGGTACAGTGGTGTACCCTCCCGTTCATCTAGACCGTCTTTTGCTTAGTGTTGCAACCCCTGGGATACAGCCAAGCCACTGCGAAGCTGGCCTGGTTCGTGGTTGGGCCCTGCATGACATTTCTCCATGTCCTCTTCATGACGGCTTTGCATTCTGGCTAGCCGTTCTGGGATCAGGTAGGTGCTCCTTTTCGTCCGGGCTCCGTTTCTCTCCCAAGCTCTGGTTGAATACTTGAATCCCCACTATCCCTCTACACCTTCCTCGATTCCACTATCCTGGGTCTCGCGATGGGAAGCTGGGTTCAACATCGCACACGGCCTTGTTGACCTCGCCAACATCTACGCCGATGCCAACACTCCGAAGCTTGTTTGATCACACTCACGCCAGCACTTCACTCTCAACCCGAGGCAAACTCTACGCTTACTGACGACAAAGCCAGAGACCGGCGGGAGACAGTCACTTGGAAGATCTAATTAAAAGCCAGTCGTGCCCGTGAACACAACTACATCGCGACGCCGTTGCTGTTCTTCAAACACTTCAGTTCGACTTCATGGTGCGCAAGTGATCGAGATGGCCGAAACAACCAATCCCCGGGCCGAGCTCCCGGTCGATGTGTTCAGCATCATTGAGCGCACCTGCTCCGTCTTTTCCCTCCTCGGCTCAGTCCTTGTGATTGGCACCTTTTGCGCCTCCAAAGCGTTCCATAAACCCATCAACCGTCTAGTATTCTATGCCTCGTTTGGCAATCTCATGACCAATGCTGCCACGTTGATGGCTCGGTCCTTCATCGCGAATCCAAGATCGGCTGGCTGCCAATTCCAGGGATTTCTCATTCAAATGTAcgttttttttgggggggggagaaaaGGACCTTACCATTCAGTTGCTGATTTGTCTCGTCAGGTTCATGCCCGCTGATACATTTTGGACATTGGCCATGGCGGTCAATGTGTATTTGACCTTTTATTTCAAGTTTGATGGAGCTCGGTTACGAAAGATGGAAATCCCCTATCTTCTCTGCTGCTATGGGATTCCCTTCATCGTCGCCCTCACCTTCATCTTCATTGAGACCCCGGAAAAAGGCAAGATGTATGGGAACGCAACGCTGTGGTGCTGGGTGAGCCCTAGGTGGGACATCTTCCGCATTGCGACGTTCTATGGACCGATCTGGTGAGTTGTTACCCAAGATCTCTCCCACTCGAACCAAACACTAAGCGTTTCGGTCTTCTAGGATTGTTATTCTCATCACCTTTTTCATTTACATCCGCGCTGGCCGCGAAATCTACAAGAAACACAAGCAACTCCGTAACTTTAGCACCAGTCACCACGACCACGAACCGATCACAGAGGACCCCTTCAGCTCGGTCAAGACCACCGAGGTTTCGGTTACCTCTGAAGTCATTGACAAAAGTCTTGCAACCTTGGGCATCGTACAAAGCGGAAACGAACAACCGAAAGCACCGAATGCTGCCTACTCAGTTCACATATCATCTAACAAGCGAGCTCCCGAGCGGGACTCTTACGGCGATATACCGCCGACTACACAAACCAACATCACAATCGATCCTCCGACACGCAACGCCACCGCTGGGGCTAACCCACTCCGCCGTCGAGCTGCCTATGAAGCCAACAATGCGACCTGGTCCTACACAAAGTGCTCCATCCTATTTTTCACCGCCATGCTTGTTACATGGATTCCTTCTAGCGCCAACCGCGTATATTCTGTCGTCCATAGGGAGCAAGCGTCGCTTCCACTTGAATACATGTCCGCCTTTGTGCTTCCTCTCCAAGGTTTTTGGAACGCCATCATCTACGTCGTCACATCGTGGAGAGCGTGTCAACTGCTGTGGGAGGATACCAAGGCCTGGTTTGGACACAAGGATCAGCATTCCCACGGCGATGGTTCCTTCCAGATGATAAGCAGCGGACGGAACGCATTCAAGAACAGCGACAAGACGTACGAGACAGAAAGCATGACGGAGTTGGCGGGGTCAGCATCACACGCCGAGGATCGGTCTCCCATTGAGCCACCTTCAAATACGCTGGGTCGAGATTGAACATGCTGCCATCATTTTTTGTTTCTTAATAGTATCGCCTTGATTGTTTTTTGGCGTTAAGACTCAAAGTACAGAGATTTTGGATATGGCTCAGGGCCGAATTCACATGTATTCTATGCAgccacctttttttttttttttttttttttttttttttggctgttATTGCAAGACAGCAGTTGCGCGGTGGTTCTGGGTAGCGGTGGGAAACGGGCTACGGAGACTTATACCCCTGGATTTTTCCTTGTTTTTTTTATGGTTCTTTTACAATCACTTTATGACTTTTATATCTGTCATGTACACACGAGGTATGATGGGAACTCGAGTTACAGCTTTGATGCGACATCGAGTTCGGACTTTTCTTTATGTTTATTTTGGATTAAACCTGAGACATTCTTGTCCTTCAAAAAGTTTCCAGGGGTTTGGGATATTTATGTCTCATAGTAACTGGGAGGGCTGGTAAAAGTCAACTGAGATAAAATCAGGTAGTCCTGACCTCATAGAAATAGCTATGGAGTTTCAATGGATGCATTAGTTGCAATCCCTCACACAGAGTTTGGATCATCTCTTATTTGCAATCATTGCCTGCCGCTTTCTGAGGCCATCCCAGGTTCCAGATCCCTCAGTCAACCCGTGCCGCATCACAGCATCGCACGCAACACGATGCTGACCACCTCATGTCCAGGAACCCGGGGCCCTGCTGCGGCGCCCAACAGCAAACGAGAGCCTCATGACACGGTGGAATTAAGTTGCAATGATATAGACCAGGAAATCGGTCTTTTCAGCTGCGAACTAGCACCACCAAGACTCAATAATTATCAATTGAAATCCTATTGTGTATTTACCCCTCTGCTACCTGCCTTGCCATATCACACTCATGAGACAGCCTTGTCTCGTCTCATCCTTGGCCTTCCATTCTTCTCTGCATCCCCCGTTGCTTCTTTCAGCCTGCATACGGATGTCACTGATGGGCATGTTTGAAACACGATTCTGGTCACAAATCACACAAGGGCCTGGGTGCCGATCTCAGATCTTGATCgaacttttctttttgctttttttgaGATGCGAATCAAACCCGCATGTCCCACCACACTGagatttctttttgttttccttgTGTGTCTTCAAACGGCTTCGATCTTGTTTGCGCTTTTTGCGGCGGCAGGCTGCAGAGGAAATGTTTCGATCGCTTTTCGGGGCGGGGAAGGCGCGGGGACATAGGATCGTGGTTTTGACTCTTGGCCGAGACACAAAAGAACTTGCAGATTTGTTCATGTCGTCAAAATGAATTGATcataaagaaaaaaagtgcAAAGGATAATAGGTGGGGTTGTGTTTGCTTGTAATGCTCGCGTTGTGCTTGCCGAGATAGTTGACTATGGCAAGATAAACAAACTACTATTGCTATATGCCTTGCAAGAGGTTGCAGATCTGTTAGTGAGACATCATCTTTCTCGACTCCACCCATacaccactcaccacccaGCCTCCAAACACGTTCGGG encodes the following:
- a CDS encoding uncharacterized protein (COG:I; EggNog:ENOG503NZXQ); translation: MAETTNPRAELPVDVFSIIERTCSVFSLLGSVLVIGTFCASKAFHKPINRLVFYASFGNLMTNAATLMARSFIANPRSAGCQFQGFLIQMFMPADTFWTLAMAVNVYLTFYFKFDGARLRKMEIPYLLCCYGIPFIVALTFIFIETPEKGKMYGNATLWCWVSPRWDIFRIATFYGPIWIVILITFFIYIRAGREIYKKHKQLRNFSTSHHDHEPITEDPFSSVKTTEVSVTSEVIDKSLATLGIVQSGNEQPKAPNAAYSVHISSNKRAPERDSYGDIPPTTQTNITIDPPTRNATAGANPLRRRAAYEANNATWSYTKCSILFFTAMLVTWIPSSANRVYSVVHREQASLPLEYMSAFVLPLQGFWNAIIYVVTSWRACQLLWEDTKAWFGHKDQHSHGDGSFQMISSGRNAFKNSDKTYETESMTELAGSASHAEDRSPIEPPSNTLGRD